One region of Caldisericum sp. genomic DNA includes:
- a CDS encoding carbohydrate ABC transporter permease: MKINLKKSYFFTYLILAIATIIMVFPFYWMIVTSLSKPENLFAYPPKLLPDFQWKNYVDMWNSNPQGVPWTRYIFNTLFVALSTTLLSLFNSSLAGFAFAKLKFPWKNQIFMIILGIMMIPGELLLIPNYLTLFRLHWLNSYQALILPFGASVFGIFLTRQAFKQLPNELWEAAQIDGCSIGRFFFNIALPIIRPTLFAFALFVFLGSWNAFMWPLIVNTDPRFMTLEVALYSFIGAESTNWQLLAAAATMATAPVLILFLIFQTQFIEGISRGAIKG; this comes from the coding sequence ATGAAGATAAATCTTAAGAAGTCTTATTTCTTTACATACCTTATTCTTGCAATTGCAACAATAATAATGGTGTTTCCTTTCTACTGGATGATAGTAACCTCTCTAAGTAAACCTGAAAATCTTTTTGCGTATCCACCAAAACTCTTACCTGATTTCCAATGGAAAAATTATGTCGATATGTGGAACTCCAACCCTCAAGGCGTTCCATGGACGAGATACATTTTTAATACACTGTTTGTTGCACTTTCAACTACACTTCTTTCATTATTCAACTCTTCACTTGCAGGATTCGCATTTGCAAAACTTAAGTTCCCCTGGAAAAATCAAATATTTATGATTATATTAGGCATTATGATGATTCCAGGAGAACTTTTGCTTATACCTAACTACCTAACGCTTTTTAGACTTCACTGGTTAAACTCATACCAGGCACTTATACTCCCATTTGGTGCAAGTGTATTTGGCATATTCCTGACAAGACAGGCATTCAAGCAATTGCCAAATGAACTCTGGGAAGCAGCCCAAATTGACGGATGTAGCATTGGCAGATTCTTCTTTAACATCGCTCTTCCGATAATAAGACCAACCCTTTTTGCCTTTGCGCTCTTTGTTTTCCTTGGAAGTTGGAATGCCTTTATGTGGCCTCTAATCGTAAACACAGACCCTCGATTTATGACGCTTGAAGTTGCACTTTACTCATTTATAGGAGCAGAAAGCACAAACTGGCAATTACTTGCAGCCGCAGCAACAATGGCAACTGCACCAGTTCTTATACTCTTTCTCATATTCCAGACACAATTCATTGAAGGCATCTCGAGAGGAGCAATCAAGGGATAA